One Anolis carolinensis isolate JA03-04 chromosome 4, rAnoCar3.1.pri, whole genome shotgun sequence DNA window includes the following coding sequences:
- the LOC134298847 gene encoding uncharacterized protein LOC134298847: MSGEGDQSPNGAERPLPGARPLGEETLQAIASSTGYPRPNGVTQRIPRGGRGISAAAETSWGSGGSMPETVALRLSILETNLSRLSETVGRLLPLLEENLQKEPTRYGAETEPRKEEDWSQRGQRASTQSPVAARSEGDEEYWQELEFRDRMAREVERQQALGTLRPPTPTELPTQLPTPRMGVGVERPLRPGIGSSGLADEGGEEPEIQEEEEDVPYDEGRRGAGATARPAFGWVEGPTAAAEFREPRRTTAGVGRGVFKGAVQGNPMQPFPMPPRQQQRAAEWMQRREDLKLEYRGESSELNFFLISIRGYIEDNAHTFPSEASMVRAIGNTLKRGAASWYVQLHARRDPCLRSVPRFLAALENRFRDRLEQLRARDQLKGIKQRDKTVPEYAEEFLHLAEKVPEWSEVTKVEIFKEGLHPEVFSWAAHRDDPETLQGWIQLAGRVESTLAQVKRFRGGGGQQRPAARGRGETRKQERPGGRPGTPFKGDDNKPKPGCFVCGKTGHRAAECWARKGEPPKPSKPKPAAGRRAEEEVRAPESPERLDCDERRTEEEDEEKEGAMSWNQVPGLNFQALDLES, from the exons atgagtggagaaggagatcaaagcccaaatggagcagagaggcctttgccaggggcccggccgttgggggaagagacgctgcaagccatagcttcctctacggggtaccccaggccaaacggcgtgacccagaggattcccagaggaggaagaggcatttcggcggcggcagaaaccagttggggatctggaggaagcatgccggagaccgtggccctgcggttatccatcctggaaacgaatttatccaggctgtcggaaaccgtggggaggttgctaccactattggaagagaatctccagaaggaacccacccgatatggcgctgagacagagccacgtaaggaagaagattggagccagaggggccagcgcgcctcaacgcagagccccgtggcggcgaggagcgagggggatgaagaatactggcaggaactggagttccgagacagaatggcgcgtgaagtggagcgccagcaagctctgggaactctgaggccgccaactccaacagaacttccaacccaacttccaaccccccgaatgggcgtcggggtggaaagaccactgaggccagggatcgggtccagtggattagcggacgaaggcggagaggagccggagatccaggaagaggaggaggatgtgccgtacgacgagggaaggcgaggtgcgggggctacagcgaggcccgcattcggatgggtagaagggccgacagcagcggcagaatttcgggagccgcgcagaacgaccgccggagtggggcgcggcgtgttcaaaggggccgtccaaggaaacccgatgcaacccttccccatgcctcccagacagcagcaacgggccgcagaatggatgcaaaggagggaagatctcaaactggaatacagaggggaatcatctgaactgaactttttcctcattagcatcagaggatatatagaagacaacgcacacacattcccctccgaagcaagcatggttcgggccatcggcaacacactaaagagaggagcggccagctggtatgtgcaactacatgccagacgcgacccgtgcctgaggtcagtgccccgcttcctcgccgcactggaaaaccggttcagagaccggctagagcaattgagggctcgagaccagcttaaaggaataaagcagagggacaaaacggtgcccgagtacgcagaggaattcctccatctcgcggaaaaggtaccagagtggtctgaagtgaccaaagtggagatattcaaagagggactacaccccgaggtttttagttgggcggcgcatagagacgacccagaaacactccagggctggatacaactagcggggcgcgtcgaatccaccctggcccaggtgaagcgtttcaggggcggcggcggccagcaaagaccggcggcgagaggtcgaggagaaacgaggaagcaggaaaggcccggagggaggccggggacccccttcaaaggagatgacaacaaacccaaaccgggatgctttgtatgtgggaagacgggccatcgagcagcggaatgttgggcccggaagggggagccgccaaaaccctcaaagcccaagccagcagccgggaggcgagcggaggaggaggtgcgagccccagaatctccggaaaggctg gattgtgatgaaagaagaaccgaagaggaggacgaagaaaaagagggcgccatgtcatggaaccaagtcccagggctgaatttccaagccctggacttggagtcataa